The genomic DNA agtactgcaattgtaataataaacgcgtagtactaattttctaaactaatttactactacgtaactaaagtattattaaactcctacttaaatggttctactataacactaattaaattaaattactctacaataccaatagaaaaatacataagctaaatgtactaacctgtagatcacaagtgcgcaatccggcagggcttcgccgcttcccttctcctcacccctatctttttttctggattttggtggaatttttgggctcaaatgaggagggaatgggggtaGAATGGTTATATAGGGGGCCAagacccggtcgcccgagggggggggggggacaggcccCCCGTGTCGCCCGTGGGTGGGGCACCCCAGTCGCCCGAGGGGGTGCGACAGGCCCCCCTATCCCCACGCgcccccggccagggacctcgttgcaaatttgaagaaaaaaattacatttagggcctgtcgcccccccccccaaaggGTGATCGGGGTATATTTTCGACAattttcaaaacagacatatatttttgaaattttgattttttttaaatataaaaaagaaaaaaatcgccAAACAATACATCTGAACTGCTATGGCCCAACCCAGTTACTTTGCAGCCCAGTTCTACCACCATTACCTTGGATTTCCGATTCCCCATACCAGACATACCTGAACTATACCGCCAACAGTATCCTCTGGCCGGTTTTAGCCTTCTGCCTCTCACTGCTCGACACGTCACCGAGCTCCTCACGCATAGCTACAGATAGTGCCATAGCCTTGGATTCCCTGTTCCTCCACAGAGACCATGGAGCACCACTGCCTGCTCAACCCAAAAAAAAGGATGCTCAGGGAGTGGACCATGCGGGGAACAACTGCCATGGAACAGGTAcagattttctttctctttgcaCAACAGATATACCCAAGTACCGTAGACTCTCCAAAGAAACAATGCAGATTTGGTCTTCTCGCTTTTCTTTTGTTGAGCATGCTCGGCATCTACCATGGTAGTATAGAAACATGTAAACTAATCAAAGGAATCTGATTTTTCAGATCAAGAACCATGGGGTCACTGGAACAAAGGATGCCCAGGTGCAGCTATCCGCCAAAGAATCGCCTGTTGATGACGTTCTTTAGGGTGGACCAGGCAAAGGCGATGTACGTGGCATCTCTAAAGATGTGGTTTCTTTACAGCTGTGTGTGCATTGTTCCCTATAGTAATCAGCTGACTTTTTTCATATTAAATGTGTTGACAGAAGGTGTGCAACTCAGACGAAGACACGGCAGACGCAGAGCATTTCGTGCATGCCCCTGTTCTGGTGAAGACAGAGATAGACCACCCAGTACTTATTGCAGACTGGAGCACAACATGGGAGCAGATGGATTCATCAACCATACCAACAGCAGCCCCAAGTCTCCTTCTTTTGCTGAACCtgtggagagaaaaaaaaggtaatACAATTATTTCCAATTCCCCAAAACCTTAGATCTGCTGCAGCTCTAACTAAGCAAAGCGTCTTGACTCATCTATATAGTTTTGCTAGGATCGTTTTTGCTGGGTTGATGGAAAATCGCCTCTTCATCTCTCTGATGATTCTCTCTTCAGCTCGCCAGTCATCATCAGGCCTAAGGTGTGCACCCATCTCCTCTATTAAATCCAGCCAAATTTGAACGTGTCTCTGAAACCTTTTTGTTCCCACCCTATTCTAATCTTTTTTACACAACTGTAGCAGCAATAGATTGCCATAGAGTATTTATTTGACCACGGTACATGCGCAGTCTTTACAGCCCGGTTCTTTTTTAATAACAAAGATTCATAACTGTTTCTGATCAGGAAAGATAGCACGAAAACTTTCTTTTGCCGCCTCAATATGATATTTGGTAGACAATGCTTGCAGCAATAGATCGCCTTAATTCCACATGCTGCCTGCGCAATCTTATAGCCCAGTTTTTTTTCCGGTAAGCAATTGTATTTGTTCACGATCAGGATCTATTTTATCCCTGATTCAAACATGCTCTGGTGCGAAAGACCGTTGTAAGCAGGATTTTTATGAACATGCTGACAGTGCCGTGTGACAAATGCCCTTCCATTCCACTCTTTTACAGCACACCAATCTGAATGCCAATACACACAAACTTCAGTGTCTCATGATTGCACACTGCAAACAAAAACAGGAActgaaacaaatttggtataCTGTTAATGCAGATGCACGACAGTGTTCATGTCTCTTGACGTCACATCCTCAGCCAGGTTATGGATACTCTGAAACTCAAAGTGCATGGCTCAGGCTATGACTCAGCCTTGCAAGGCCTCCACATGGAAACAGCATGGATGGATGTTGATCTCCCATGCGGGAACAAGCCCGGAGCAGATTCAACGGCTGTCATCTTTGGTAGTCCACAACCCTCTCAAAATGAAGCTGATGAAAGTGCATGCCAAGCAGTCCTAAATTACTATTGTAACGCTAGAGATGTCACCATCGATGACTTCAGTCATAGTGTGCTGAAAATGAAACAAGAAGAACTGGATGCAAGCAAGTTTTTCTGTGGGGCCATGCAGGACAAAGTGGTTCGTCTGGTTTTGGAACGCGATGCCGCGCTTGCTGCTGTTCAAAGCAACAAACAGAACACATATGTCAAGGTCAATGGTCTGAGTGAAACTTTCATCAAGAAGAAACAAGACCAGCTCAACAATGACTTCTTCTATGAGATCCTGCAAGAGGAAGTTAGCAATCTGCTTAAAGACCGTAATACTCAGAAACAGCGCTACAATAGCATGATACATGGGATAGCTGGTATCTGTGACAGTTTTGGTGATTTGCTGCCACTCACAAAGGTCGACACTGATCAGACCATCTCTAAATACAGTGACACTGGATTCATCTACAACGGTAGCAAAACAGATCCATCTCGCATTGATCAGCTTGCTTTGGCTCTCCTGAAGATCCTGCGTGATGCAATCATCTATGAAACCAAGCACACCGCCACTCCATACTGTACGTTATTGAATTTCTGCTACAGCATCTGTTTATATAGTTAAGCAGTGCCTGCGCGCTTACCTAATCAATGAT from Panicum virgatum strain AP13 chromosome 7N, P.virgatum_v5, whole genome shotgun sequence includes the following:
- the LOC120683042 gene encoding uncharacterized protein LOC120683042; its protein translation is MDTLKLKVHGSGYDSALQGLHMETAWMDVDLPCGNKPGADSTAVIFGSPQPSQNEADESACQAVLNYYCNARDVTIDDFSHSVLKMKQEELDASKFFCGAMQDKVVRLVLERDAALAAVQSNKQNTYVKVNGLSETFIKKKQDQLNNDFFYEILQEEVSNLLKDRNTQKQRYNSMIHGIAGICDSFGDLLPLTKVDTDQTISKYSDTGFIYNGSKTDPSRIDQLALALLKILRDAIIYETKHTATPY